From the Syngnathus typhle isolate RoL2023-S1 ecotype Sweden linkage group LG22, RoL_Styp_1.0, whole genome shotgun sequence genome, the window GTTAGCAAAGATGCTGCTCTTTTTGCTCCTCCCGAGAGCCCTTAATGCTGGCGTCCACAAGCCTGGACTGCCCCCATTCACCATTTGGACTGCATAAAGTACTttcctcacacagcctgctgccATAATCTGAAGAGAAGTGAACAGACATGCAAAATGATAAAAAGTCACAAACATTAGCAGTAAATCTTTGTTCCAAATTAAGACAGATCATGACTTATTGAGTGCATGACTTAGTAGAATGGTGCCATGTAGTTTGAGCACACCCccctaaaaaataaatcaaataaagccCATCTTGCTACTAAGATTCTCCGATTTAACAACATTGTATAGTTATTACAATTCTCAACGAAAATATAGGTGGCGCTTTTTAAAACCTAAATAATTATTGGGTACAAAAAATACGTTTTATTTACTTTGTTTTTTACGACATATAAATACCTGACTAattatgttttcattttatGACTTGCCCACCACACAGTAGAGTGCTGGGAGTCGCTGAAAAAACAGCAGTATTCAACAGCCTTTTAATTGCGTTTAGAGTTTTGCTAAACAGATAAAAATATAATGTTTTTGCCGAATTTGACCAATACCGTTCAATGTCGCGTATTCATATTTACAGAAGCTGAAGGGTGACTGCTACCGGTTTCTTCCGCAATGCTCTTCCTCGTTTATTTACTCTGGGATAACACATTTAGTAAGCGTACAATACTGCCCCCTACAGAACAACAAAGAGTACTACCTCATACCTACACAATCTCAGCCATTATGTATTTTCTTGGACCGTTTATGTTTTGAAATACGACATTTTAAGGCAAAATATAAAGCTAAGACATAATTTATAACTTTTTAATCTTTGCTGGAAGATTCTGCATGAGGAGTACAACAATGAAAAATGCAAAACTATCTAAtcataaatgcaaaaaaataaatgatgtgCCACAGATGAGATGGAGTTTTTGAACAAGCAGAAAACACACCGCATTAACAACCCAACATTCTTCATTAAACATTGCTTAAATGATGTAATGAGTATGGAATATTTAGCTTCTCCTAATCCTTTGTCATCTTGTTTAAGAATGATTAGGATAATATTGTTCTTCTTGACAATAATGAGATCTGTACACATCTGCAGCACATTATTTTGAAGACAAAATGAGAACATTTATTAGGTATCAAGACTGAAAATAACAATGGCATTTAAAGACATATTATGGACCTTAACATATACTGTACATgaacaacaaaacatttgaatctATATTAACTCACATGcaaacaaatttaacaaaaggcCATTGAATATATTTACAATAAGAGAGCTTCTGCCTCCGTGAGCGCTTTTTCCAAATCGGCAGCTTCCAGAGCAAAGGCCTGTCTCTCTTGCATCATTTGTTCTCGTGCTTCAGTCAGGTCTAACATTGTTTTCTGGAGTTCCTAAAATTacaaaagtattaaaaaaatgtttgtcaacACAATCAAATATTTGAAACCATTTATGGTGACATATCAAAGTTACAAACTGATCAttcataatgataataataatatcaccTGCAGTCGAGATTGCTGCTGAGTTGCAATGTCACCAAAAGCTTTTAATTCTTCCAGCAGGTCTGTGGAGACACTCTGGAATTGGACAAAAGTGTTGTCTTTGACTTGAAATCTTGTACATGTATATTAATCCTATTCTCTTTCACTTTATAGAAACTTACATCAAGTAGAGCAAAGAATTTGAAATACATGTGCGTACCAtgacttcttttctttcttcttcattCTGACGTGCAGTTTCACCAATTAGTTCTCCTGAAACTAAGTAGCAATCCAAAATGAATCTCCATAATGTTCTAAACAATAATTAACAACAAACTGTGAAGCATACATACTTGGGTCTATTTTGGCAGCCACTAGGATTGTCTGGCAGTCCTTGAGGTTTTTCTGTACCTTACAGTTCTCCTTTTCAAGTTCACTGTACTGCTGCTCCAGATGGTTGACCCTTTGCTGTGTTTTAAAAAGAGaatttgggtaaaaaaaaacactcaaagcATGGTGTCAATCAAAggagttgtttattttctaaacCTGTGTTTCCGTAAGGTTTTTCTGCAGTTCCTCTTTGGCAGCCACCAATCGTTGATTTTGCTCCTTTAGTTCTGCCTGCAGTTCATATCTTGAGGAAATCCTAACGTAAAAAGTATGTTTATATTAAATCCCCACTTTGCTTGCAtagaaaaacatattttatggACTTACGCTTTGTAGACCTTTGGCGCAACATTTTCTCTGGAGGATAAGagtgggatgggggggggggggcaattaaATATAGCAGATAAATGTTTATCAATTTTCAGGGACGTTATTAATGATTTCTCACCGTGATATGTGTTCTTTTTGTCTGAGGACACCATCTTTTTGGTGAGACTTAGCTGAAGTTGCTGTTTCATTTTTATGGGCTGATTTCTTTGGCTCCGTATGGAGGTGTCCTGTGGAAATGATGCCAATAGGTTTGTTTAAATCAATtacataaaaatcaacaaaaagaaaactgaCCTTTGGGTATTTTTGACATTGTCCTCTTCAAGATGTCAGCGAGTTATCGGTTTAGCTGTTCGACTGAATAGAGGTTATTCTGGTGAAAAATAAACATACACAAGAAAGTATCTTTCTAATTAACTACATtggattttgtctttttgtttttttcagggaAATGTACAGTACATAGATTTCGAGATGGAATCGACAAATACAAGCTCGGGTTTTCAACCGCAAAAGCAACATAATAGTGCGAGCGTGCGAAACAACATTACTGGTAAAGTATCAGGAACAACTTTCGATTATGGCATTGGCATTGCACACAATAGTAATAAGAAAAATACACCCTACCGTACTAGTATAACTAGTATAGACTAGTATGTTGCTTGAGACGTGTAGTCAAACTATGAACCAACCgcactaatttaaaaaaaaaggaagctgaACATTGTATTTCCGCTGGGAGCGTCATTACCGCCGGTATTCAATTCCCAGAGTCCAAACATTACATTTTCCAGTATTTTAcagttttatattattgttattattttaaaataattgggtaaaatcaaataaataaagtgaATTAAGGAATAACAAATACCTCATTGCGAATACAGCGCCAGAagttcactgcgcatgcgcagagGCGGCAAAATTCATATAGCCAGACGTTAGCTCCAAGTTGACGTTAGAACGAAAACAATTGACTTTCTTCATCTTCCACATTTTAAGCCTTGATATTATGGATAAAATTATTTGGTAACGCTTAACAATATTTACCAAGAGGTTTCGCAAGTAACCACTGCGAGGTTTGTTCGACTTTCCTATTTATTTCCGATCTCTTATTGATGTAAAGTTGAAAAACTAACAGCCCGAATccgattttgtttattttagatTTTGTTAATACCTTGATGATTTCTTTGAGGAATATTAAATCCTGTTTATTAGTGCATATGTTCTTTCATTTGTTAAGCAAAACTCTCCCCAAAATGGAAACCAAATTTGAAAAACTAACCGCTCACCATCATTTGTTTGTGACGAGAATAGtaattgagtgttttttttcttcttccataaTTTAGTTGAAAATGGAGTCCTTGCACTctgacaaaaatgagtaagtGAAAACAATTGAGGAAATATTGTTATACCTTGTAATTGGATTTTGTGGAATGAATTGATGGATTTATATTACAGTGAAAACAGTGGAGGCTCCTACAGGAGACGAATATCTTCTGTGAGTAATTCAGATGACCTAATGATGAACTAAATTATATATTGAGGGAAAAGACCATTTAACCAATtatgttatgttttataactatTCTGTTTTGATTTCCAAGATTCTTAAAACTCCACATAAATCTGCAAGATTCCCAGATCCAAATCAACAGGAAAATGAGGTAAATGGATGTTTTGGTTACACACTTATTCTTTAATATTACTACATCTTTCTAATGCATTATTTTCATCCAGGTTGAATGTGCCAAACCAGCTGATAAAAGAAATTCCAGAAGAGTGACTTTTGCACTAGCCAATGATGTTCTTCTTTATTCCAAGtaaaacacataaaacacacaTCTTTGTGTTAAAATAATGGCAACATACTTTGATACGTTCTTCTTTTCCAAAGGGATGCGAAAAATGCCTCGCTGGTCCGAAGTCCATTCCAAGAGTTAATGTCAGGTATGTAAGTTTCGGTTTGGTTGCATGTGATTAGATACTGAACAATGAGCAATTTTGTAATTGTTTTCTTACATTCTTTTTCTTAGCGTCAGTGCCAGCAGAAAATAGGTAATGTGATGACTTtagtttcttaaaaaataaaatgatttacacagcattttcatttttcttattgTAGTGCCCAAGTGTCAGTTAGTGAAGATGGGATCCATCAAAAAATGGGtatatcttctttttgttttcattttgttgatCCTCTGTTGCATATATCGTAAATACAGTATGTGTCCAAAATCAATCTAGGAATGGACCCACTGATAGGTGCACCTCTTCATGTCTATGAACAAAAAGGAAATGTGAGATGATCTTCTTTACTTTACCAATTTGCTACATTTAAGATGTGAATCATTGTAATGTTCCTCAAAGGTGTTCAAGAATGAAGCTTTTATTAATTTTCAGGCCTACATTGAACCAGGAGAAGTCTTTGGAGAGAAAACAGTGACGTTTAGTGGGGAGGATAGCTTCGTGGAGATGACCCAAACTCAAACAATCAACATCACTGGCCATCAAGACTATCTTGTAGGTGCTTCACAGAACAATAGAACCTTGCTTTCTTGTGGAAAGAATACAGCAATGTCCTCAGAAGATGGCAAATCAATGGAATTGAGTCTCGGTCACGGCGCAAATGTCGCAAGAGAGTTGCACGATAGAGTTGCGTCATCGGCGCGAAGTTTTGACCCTTGTTTCAACAACTTGCTTGCTCGTATTCCAAGCCCATATGGATCAAGTGTTGAACCAGATGAAACCACGGTGAACATCTTGAACATTACAACAGTAGATGTGGATAAGGAAAATCAAGATCCAACTTTGGTTCTTTCTGAAACGGGGACTATTGGAGTCTGTCAAGATGAAGAGAGCAAGACGGATATGACAGTTACTCACACGGGCCACATTGCAGGATTGAAAGATGATGCTGATGATCCCTTTGggtgttttttcccccaacaaGAAATGTATTCCCAGTCTGGGACGGCATCACAAGCAAGCCACAACACAAAGACCCTGCAGAAACACACCAGAATCACCCTGGGATCACCCAATCTAAAAGATACTTTAAAAAGACAATCCACAGAGAAGAAAATGATATTCACTGCAGAAGATGCCTGTATGGACATGACAGATGGAAATTTTGACGATTTTTTCCGTGAAGAAAAATCTGGCCTTTTTGCATCATCTACGGAAAAGAAAGACAGAGCGACTACTGGCCAATCGGCTTCATCTGAAAAAAATGTGGACCCCAAATTTGAAGAATTCCTTGCAAAAGTCTTCAAAACAGATGGCACCAAAGTTAATCCTGGACATTCTGGCCCTCTCGCTAAGGCAACTGAGGAACCATTTAATGGAAGTCCAATCCATCCCAAAGATGACTTGACCATAGATATGACAGAATTTCAAAGATGCGATATCCGACGTTGCCTGCCTGTGCAAGTGAGGCATCCTAAATGTCAACAAACCGCATTTCATCGGTTGTTCCCTGACACTTTACCTACCAGTGACGAGAGAACTGTGAGGTTCACAGCAAATGACGGTACAATGGATATGACCCAAAGTCTTAAAGTAAACATTGATACGCCATTTGAAGCAGGCACACTCAAAAATCCTGGAGGAGAGAATACAGTCATTGAGTTTTCAGCAAATGACGTAGCGACGGATGTGACGCAAAGCCTCACGGCAGCAATTGATACTCAACTGGAGCCAGAAGTACCAAAAAGTATCCGTGGTGTACCTGCAGGAGAAGAAAAAACGATTAGGTTTTCAGAAAATGACACGGCGATGGATATGACGCAAGGCCTCGCCGCAGTGATTGACACTCCCTTTGAACCTGAAGCACATCACAATGCTAGAAAAGAGAAACCTGTCAGGTATTCATCAAATGGTATTGAGATGGATATGACGGGAAACCTGACCGCAAATATTGCTACACATTTGGAACTAGGAGCACCCCACAATGAGCCTActggaaaagagaaaacaatCCAGTTTTCAGTCAAACATGATGCAATGGATATGACACAAAGCCTCACTTTAGTAAACGATACTCAGTCCGAGCCAGAAGTACCAAAAAATGTCCACCGTGAACCTGCTCGAGAAGAAAAAACGATCCAGTTTTCAGCAAATGACGCAGCGATAGATGTGACGCAAAGCCTCACGGCAGCGATTGATACTCAGCTCGAGCCAGAAATACCCCAAAATATCCGTCGCGTACCTgctggagaagaaaaaagaatcaGGTTTTCAGCAAATGACGCAGCAAGGGATATGACGCAAAGCCTCACGGCAGCAATTGATACGTGGCTTGAGCCAGAAGTACCAAAACATATTCGCCGTGAACCTGCTGGagaagaaaaagtgatcaggTTTTCAGCAAATGACGCAGCGATGGATATGACGCAAAGCCTCGCCTCCGTAATTGATACTCAGCTCAAGTCAGAAGTAcccaaaaatatttgtcatgtACCTGCTGGAGAAGAAAAAATGATCCGGTTCTCAGCAAATGATGCAGCGATGGATAGGACGCAAAGCCTCACCTCAGTAATCAATACTCAGTCCGAGGCAGAAGTACCAAAAAATACCCACCGTGTACCTGCTGGAGAAGAAAAAACTATCCGGTTTTCAGCAAATGATGCAGCAATGGATATGACGCAAAGCCTCCCCACAAGATTTGAACCTAGTCAAGATGCGGTGGAAAATCCAGATGCTGTCAACTCAGAAGAAACTCAAAATAGCAAAGAAGCTGAGTTGAGGAATAAAACTAGTCCCTTATCGCAAAAGTTAAGTTCACCCAGTACCGGTGACCATGGCAGACATTCAAGTCCCTCAAGGAAGTCTAGACGGTCAAGTATTGCTGATCTTCAGTTAAAATTAAAGCGCTTAAGTCACATAATGACCTCTGAGGTCATTCCTCCAAATGACGTAGCGACGGATGTGACGCAAAGGCTCACCTCAGTAATTGATACTCAGCTCAAGACAGAAGTAcccaaaaatatttgtcatgtACCTGCTGGAGAAGAAAAAATGATCCGGTTTTCAGCAAATGATGCAGCGATAGATAGGACACAAAGCCTCACCTCAGTAATCGATACTCAGTCCGAGGCAGAAGTACCAAAAAATATCCACCGTGTACCTGCTCGAGAAGAAAAAACGATCCGGTTTTCAGCAAATGATGCAGCGATGGATATGACGCAAAGCCTCCCCACAAGATTTGAACCTAGTCAAGATGCGGTGGAAAGTCCAGATGCTGTCAGCTCAGAAGAAACTCAAAATAGCAAAGAAGCTGAATTGAGGAATAAAACTAGTCCCTTATCGCAAAAGTTAAGTTCACCTAGTACCGGTGACCATGGCAGACATTCAAGTCCCTCAAGGAAGTCTAGACGGTCAAGTATTGCTGATCTTCAGTTAAAATTAAGGCGCTTAAGTCACATAATGACCTCTGAGGTCATTCCTCCAGACAGCACTGCATTTTTGCCTAATTTGGATTCTGACGCTGACAAAAGCACAAAATGCAACAACGACCTTTCGGTATCGGAATTCGTGCCGGATATTAAAGCTGGCTCAGGAAACGCAGAGGATTCCGTAACACAATCCGGTCCGCAAGGGTCTGTAGGATCCCCTTTTGCGTTCAAGACAACAGAGCTGATGTCA encodes:
- the knl1 gene encoding uncharacterized protein knl1 is translated as MESLHSDKNDENSGGSYRRRISSILKTPHKSARFPDPNQQENEVECAKPADKRNSRRVTFALANDVLLYSKDAKNASLVRSPFQELMSASVPAENSAQVSVSEDGIHQKMGMDPLIGAPLHVYEQKGNAYIEPGEVFGEKTVTFSGEDSFVEMTQTQTINITGHQDYLVGASQNNRTLLSCGKNTAMSSEDGKSMELSLGHGANVARELHDRVASSARSFDPCFNNLLARIPSPYGSSVEPDETTVNILNITTVDVDKENQDPTLVLSETGTIGVCQDEESKTDMTVTHTGHIAGLKDDADDPFGCFFPQQEMYSQSGTASQASHNTKTLQKHTRITLGSPNLKDTLKRQSTEKKMIFTAEDACMDMTDGNFDDFFREEKSGLFASSTEKKDRATTGQSASSEKNVDPKFEEFLAKVFKTDGTKVNPGHSGPLAKATEEPFNGSPIHPKDDLTIDMTEFQRCDIRRCLPVQVRHPKCQQTAFHRLFPDTLPTSDERTVRFTANDGTMDMTQSLKVNIDTPFEAGTLKNPGGENTVIEFSANDVATDVTQSLTAAIDTQLEPEVPKSIRGVPAGEEKTIRFSENDTAMDMTQGLAAVIDTPFEPEAHHNARKEKPVRYSSNGIEMDMTGNLTANIATHLELGAPHNEPTGKEKTIQFSVKHDAMDMTQSLTLVNDTQSEPEVPKNVHREPAREEKTIQFSANDAAIDVTQSLTAAIDTQLEPEIPQNIRRVPAGEEKRIRFSANDAARDMTQSLTAAIDTWLEPEVPKHIRREPAGEEKVIRFSANDAAMDMTQSLASVIDTQLKSEVPKNICHVPAGEEKMIRFSANDAAMDRTQSLTSVINTQSEAEVPKNTHRVPAGEEKTIRFSANDAAMDMTQSLPTRFEPSQDAVENPDAVNSEETQNSKEAELRNKTSPLSQKLSSPSTGDHGRHSSPSRKSRRSSIADLQLKLKRLSHIMTSEVIPPNDVATDVTQRLTSVIDTQLKTEVPKNICHVPAGEEKMIRFSANDAAIDRTQSLTSVIDTQSEAEVPKNIHRVPAREEKTIRFSANDAAMDMTQSLPTRFEPSQDAVESPDAVSSEETQNSKEAELRNKTSPLSQKLSSPSTGDHGRHSSPSRKSRRSSIADLQLKLRRLSHIMTSEVIPPDSTAFLPNLDSDADKSTKCNNDLSVSEFVPDIKAGSGNAEDSVTQSGPQGSVGSPFAFKTTELMSTLSTGGFKQKLPQRKTRSSQSNSQEKSVSWTKIDNIVDKLKTWNDGDVRNICDEELVSCDESFQTMDDKSPPKENSFIMEEFSIDEVFLKNVLRENSPDGVQGTKRCLASDEHNTENKKKMKASSVMLPEAVATEIQAQVLEIDHRADTITVPSSSNQTMDSSSSTRSNISSCDATFNPTFKHSMMESHFEDREVQKLKDGSITVLEFLRLFNMDFVIHEPRQSILPDKFPHATGCSAMDVLKNRHVYHPKKMVYEADFNNLSEKVEGLNYRMLDKNKSLKVINYQLWADLKDWTEKEIKSFGIKLKERHNFYRKMSKIHRNEMKEVLYSNLVQTLKDEQQKFKSAIESNEMIKILDDCICDLEAELAAVEHKGSEDMPSLKSLQEEMIKVNEALDEKNRQICGLELEKTQASGKLVRLKAETKNLQSFIGVLEKLTEWRVREKTETHTLYTFLYDTLCLQLVHAGEPDRKISQINFKFVLDDEKSQSHARIAHKLLSQHIERETAWVEKYPTNSYIPKLLHDLSLVVSTCRLLGEELRLLKMWGGLRLNIVDISCQDTRVNIVFSSLRRRSRFEVVLSVGLAKQCYVLHVHSFQNFFGDARVEQIDQILKSFSTGRNLLTKTIKKINCDLLC
- the knstrn gene encoding small kinetochore-associated protein, whose protein sequence is MSKIPKGHLHTEPKKSAHKNETATSAKSHQKDGVLRQKEHISRENVAPKVYKAISSRYELQAELKEQNQRLVAAKEELQKNLTETQQRVNHLEQQYSELEKENCKVQKNLKDCQTILVAAKIDPISGELIGETARQNEEERKEVMSVSTDLLEELKAFGDIATQQQSRLQELQKTMLDLTEAREQMMQERQAFALEAADLEKALTEAEALLL